The following proteins are encoded in a genomic region of Xanthomonas cassavae CFBP 4642:
- the aroE gene encoding shikimate dehydrogenase produces MPVSRYAVFGHPVAHSLSPAIHADFGKQTGIALDYTAIDAPPDDFAAALQRFADEGGKGANVTLPLKEATCALSSSLSARARLAGAVNTLVRNDGQWQGDNTDGAGLVRDLTERHGLDLRGRRVLLLGAGGAARGVAPALLEAGITEMVVVNRSPERADALCDALGEPARVMSRYIEDLRELGDFELIVNATAAGRDRDAGAFALPLGLVNSLTAAVDLNYGATAIAFLAWARAAQCRYAIDGLGMLVEQAAESFALWHGMRPETDPVYAALRAREAVLVSAD; encoded by the coding sequence ATGCCCGTATCCCGTTATGCCGTGTTCGGTCACCCCGTTGCCCACTCGCTGTCGCCGGCCATCCATGCCGACTTCGGGAAGCAGACCGGCATCGCGCTGGACTACACCGCCATCGATGCGCCGCCGGACGACTTCGCCGCCGCGCTGCAGCGCTTCGCCGACGAAGGCGGCAAGGGGGCCAACGTCACCCTGCCATTGAAGGAGGCCACCTGTGCCCTGTCCAGCAGCCTGAGCGCGCGCGCGCGCCTGGCCGGCGCGGTCAATACCCTGGTGCGCAACGACGGCCAGTGGCAGGGCGACAACACCGACGGCGCCGGCCTGGTACGCGATCTCACCGAGCGCCACGGCCTGGATCTGCGCGGCCGCCGCGTGCTGCTGCTCGGCGCCGGCGGCGCTGCCCGCGGCGTGGCGCCGGCGCTGCTGGAGGCCGGCATCACCGAAATGGTGGTGGTGAACCGCTCGCCCGAACGCGCCGATGCCTTGTGCGATGCGCTGGGCGAACCGGCGCGAGTGATGTCGCGTTACATCGAAGACCTGCGCGAGCTGGGCGACTTCGAGCTGATCGTCAATGCCACCGCGGCCGGGCGCGACCGCGATGCCGGCGCCTTCGCATTGCCGCTGGGCCTGGTCAACAGCCTGACCGCCGCGGTCGATCTGAACTACGGCGCCACTGCCATCGCGTTCCTGGCCTGGGCACGCGCGGCGCAGTGCCGTTACGCCATCGACGGGCTGGGCATGCTGGTGGAACAGGCGGCCGAAAGCTTCGCGCTGTGGCATGGCATGCGCCCGGAGACCGATCCGGTCTATGCCGCGCTGCGTGCCCGTGAGGCGGTGCTGGTCAGCGCCGACTGA
- a CDS encoding TolB family protein: MQVRWTLPALAASLLFAPSASGLAEFGIEGMGVVSSPANEARATLSPDGQRIVWASDRPGGAGGWDLWQAQLRGGRWQDPQPLAINTAQDESTAVFSADGRWLLFASSRPGGAGGSDLYRVPVDAQGRLGAVQSLGAAINSAGNERAPTLSLDGTRLLFASDGHGGAGGMDLFVARWDGQAFTAPTPLGDINTVADESDAAWLADGRGLVWARGAPGGPSQLLLAACKGGHYGAGQPLPLSFNGPQERTFGAVVDAAKPGELLVTGSARAPRAGQLDIYRMKAPTVDGEAGCR; this comes from the coding sequence ATGCAAGTTCGATGGACGCTGCCCGCGCTGGCGGCGAGTTTACTCTTCGCGCCGTCTGCGTCGGGACTGGCCGAATTCGGCATCGAAGGCATGGGCGTGGTCTCCTCGCCGGCCAACGAGGCGCGCGCCACGCTCAGCCCGGACGGGCAACGCATCGTCTGGGCCAGCGACCGCCCCGGTGGAGCCGGCGGATGGGACCTGTGGCAGGCGCAACTGCGTGGCGGGCGCTGGCAGGACCCGCAGCCGCTCGCGATCAACACCGCCCAGGACGAGAGCACGGCGGTGTTCAGTGCCGATGGACGCTGGCTGCTGTTCGCCTCGTCGCGGCCTGGCGGAGCCGGCGGCAGCGACCTGTACCGCGTGCCGGTGGATGCACAGGGCCGCCTCGGTGCGGTGCAGTCGCTGGGCGCGGCGATCAACAGCGCCGGCAACGAGCGCGCACCGACGCTGTCGCTGGACGGTACGCGCCTGTTGTTCGCCAGCGATGGGCATGGCGGCGCCGGCGGCATGGACCTGTTCGTGGCGCGCTGGGACGGGCAGGCCTTCACCGCCCCCACGCCCTTGGGCGACATCAACACCGTTGCCGACGAATCCGATGCGGCCTGGCTTGCCGATGGCCGTGGCCTGGTGTGGGCGCGCGGCGCGCCCGGTGGCCCCAGCCAGCTGCTGCTGGCGGCCTGCAAGGGCGGCCACTACGGCGCGGGCCAGCCGCTGCCGCTGTCGTTCAACGGGCCACAGGAACGTACCTTCGGTGCGGTGGTGGATGCGGCCAAGCCGGGCGAGCTGCTGGTGACCGGCAGTGCGCGTGCACCGCGTGCCGGGCAACTGGACATCTACAGGATGAAGGCACCGACGGTGGATGGAGAGGCCGGCTGCCGCTGA
- a CDS encoding DUF885 domain-containing protein — MKPLVLAIALALGASLPLQAQTGKAAQAQPATPAWVQTSNGYAQILLNAQAPFQPEYASFFGVPGYDDQVIDLGPNNAARYRDAMRKARAALQAKLATERDANVRQDLQIMIGAAEQNIEGSELNERYLLPWSDAPEAVFSGLNGLLSDQTVPERRAKALDRLKRYVGLVPGSTPTTTLARQRYEEKLGNAALLQPTQREVEQALANVDTYVAGIGELFAKYKIAGADEALKAMSTQLKDYASWTRTSVLPKARKDTRLPEPLYAYQLKQVGIDIAPQQLIQRAQLEFMETRSAMRQLAPLVAKAKGVQGEDYVQVIRALKGDTIADDQLETHYRGVIDQIDPIIRQQRIVDVPNRPMQMRLGSAAESAAQPAPHFLPAPLIGNTGQQGQFVLPLGNPTTDGAKKEQYDDFNFGSAAWTLSAHEGRPGHELQFTAMVERGVSLARSMFAFNSVNVEGWALYAEAEMVPYEPLDGQLIALQFRLLRAARAMLDPMLNLGLIDRERARQVLEDDVGLSPAMTRQELDRYTVRAPGQAGSYFYGYTRILELRMRTELALGKKFDRLAFNNFLLDQGLLPPDQLAKAVETQFIPTQQRRN, encoded by the coding sequence ATGAAACCACTTGTTCTCGCCATTGCGCTGGCGCTCGGTGCTTCGCTGCCATTGCAGGCGCAGACCGGTAAAGCCGCGCAGGCCCAACCTGCCACGCCGGCCTGGGTGCAGACCAGCAACGGCTACGCGCAGATCCTGCTGAACGCGCAGGCGCCGTTCCAGCCCGAATACGCCAGCTTCTTCGGCGTACCCGGCTACGACGACCAGGTCATCGACCTGGGGCCAAACAACGCCGCGCGCTATCGCGATGCCATGCGCAAGGCGCGCGCCGCGTTGCAGGCCAAGCTGGCCACCGAGCGCGATGCCAACGTGCGCCAGGACCTGCAGATCATGATCGGCGCCGCCGAGCAGAACATCGAAGGCAGCGAGCTCAACGAGCGCTATCTGCTGCCCTGGAGCGACGCTCCGGAGGCGGTCTTCAGTGGCCTCAACGGCCTGCTGTCCGACCAGACCGTGCCCGAGCGCCGCGCCAAGGCGCTGGATCGCCTCAAGCGTTATGTCGGCCTGGTGCCGGGCAGCACGCCCACCACCACGCTGGCGCGCCAGCGCTACGAGGAAAAGCTGGGCAACGCCGCGCTGCTGCAGCCCACCCAGCGCGAAGTGGAGCAGGCCCTGGCCAATGTGGACACCTACGTCGCCGGCATCGGCGAGCTGTTCGCCAAGTACAAGATCGCCGGCGCCGACGAGGCGCTCAAGGCCATGTCCACCCAGCTCAAGGACTATGCCAGTTGGACCCGCACCAGCGTGCTGCCCAAGGCGCGCAAGGACACCCGCCTGCCGGAACCGCTGTACGCGTACCAACTCAAGCAGGTGGGCATCGATATCGCCCCGCAACAGCTGATCCAGCGCGCGCAACTGGAGTTCATGGAGACCCGCTCGGCCATGCGCCAGCTGGCCCCGCTGGTGGCCAAGGCCAAGGGCGTGCAAGGCGAGGATTACGTGCAGGTAATCCGCGCGCTCAAGGGCGACACCATCGCCGACGATCAGCTGGAGACGCACTACCGTGGCGTGATCGACCAGATCGACCCGATCATCCGCCAGCAGCGCATCGTCGATGTGCCCAACCGCCCGATGCAGATGCGCCTGGGCAGCGCGGCCGAAAGCGCGGCGCAGCCGGCCCCGCATTTCCTGCCGGCCCCGCTGATCGGCAATACCGGCCAGCAGGGCCAGTTCGTGTTGCCGCTGGGCAACCCGACCACCGATGGCGCCAAGAAGGAGCAGTACGACGACTTCAACTTCGGCTCGGCCGCCTGGACGCTGAGCGCCCACGAAGGCCGCCCCGGCCACGAGCTGCAGTTCACCGCCATGGTCGAACGCGGCGTGTCGCTGGCGCGCAGCATGTTCGCCTTCAACTCGGTCAACGTCGAAGGCTGGGCGCTGTATGCCGAAGCGGAAATGGTGCCGTACGAACCGCTGGACGGTCAGCTGATCGCCCTGCAGTTCCGCCTGCTGCGCGCCGCCCGCGCCATGCTCGACCCGATGCTCAACCTGGGCCTGATCGACCGCGAACGCGCGCGCCAGGTGCTGGAAGACGACGTCGGCCTCTCGCCGGCGATGACCCGCCAGGAACTGGATCGCTACACCGTCCGCGCGCCCGGCCAGGCCGGCAGCTACTTCTACGGCTATACCCGCATCCTGGAACTGCGCATGCGCACCGAACTGGCGCTCGGCAAAAAGTTCGATCGCCTGGCCTTCAACAACTTCCTGCTCGACCAGGGCCTGCTGCCGCCAGATCAATTGGCCAAGGCGGTGGAGACGCAGTTCATCCCGACGCAGCAGCGCAGGAATTGA
- a CDS encoding PepSY domain-containing protein, giving the protein MIKTLLFQLHWLLGITAGLVLSVMGATGALMSFEDEVVRLVNPAIAQLAQRHAAGEQALPMDVLLQRLDLARQAPGTGPAVTRMLIDPTGMRPSNARLAAKGSARVYFDPYTGQRVAAPRLSDAFAFIEDLHRHLTAGKRGQAVTGACTLILLFFCASGLYLRWPRRWWSPRTWLAVEWRRQGRSFLWSLHAVFGTWCLLVYLLVALTGLTWSYPWYRDGMAALLGAEPAPHAEQRSHAKATVDFARVQRTLGSIPVTRHAALDVRIPARAGQPLIARFLPEDPDHDRAFDTLEIDPASGALLTRRDYAQLARGQQWMASMFPLHTGSFFGLPGRIVVMLASLGMSVFFVSGWMLYLDRRRKKRAARTARVVLQSAPPASQAEPWLIAFASQSGFSERLAWQAAGHLQAAGLPVQVHPLGQVDAQQLQATRHALFVISTFGDGEPPDAARGVERELLRQRIALPQLAYAVLALGDRQYAQFCGFSRRVEQWVQAQGARALFPAVEMDNADPQALAQWHAQLEQIAGTPLTAVALARPRRTPWVLASRTHLNPGSAGAPIWRIDLQPPADAQWQAGDILEVQPAHADAQVRACLAEWGVPAEASVHVEAQLLPLHRAAAERVLPEAPANGPTPRPDPQAWLDGCDWLPTRDYSLASVPADGLATAVVRLTTGADGRPGLGSGWLIHHAPIGAPVHARLRTNPGFHRVEAAPMVLIGNGTGIAGLRALLREAELAGVHGHWLLFGERQAAHDRLFADELQAWQACGHLQQLDQVFSRDQAHKRYVQHRLHEAGDALRHWIDRGAVLYVCGSLDSMAGAVDATLRDVLGQARVESLTAAGRYRRDVY; this is encoded by the coding sequence TTGATCAAAACGCTGTTGTTTCAACTGCATTGGCTGCTTGGCATCACTGCCGGCCTGGTGCTGTCGGTGATGGGAGCGACCGGCGCGTTGATGTCGTTCGAGGACGAGGTCGTCCGGTTGGTCAACCCGGCCATCGCGCAGCTGGCACAGCGGCATGCGGCCGGCGAACAGGCATTGCCAATGGACGTGCTGCTGCAGCGGCTCGACCTGGCCCGGCAGGCTCCCGGCACGGGGCCGGCGGTTACGCGCATGCTGATCGACCCCACCGGTATGCGGCCGTCCAACGCGCGCCTGGCCGCCAAGGGCAGCGCACGGGTGTACTTCGACCCCTACACCGGGCAGCGCGTGGCGGCGCCACGGCTCAGTGACGCATTCGCCTTCATCGAAGACCTGCACCGGCATCTCACTGCCGGCAAGCGTGGCCAGGCGGTCACCGGTGCCTGCACGCTGATCCTGCTGTTCTTTTGTGCCTCGGGCTTGTACCTGCGTTGGCCACGGCGCTGGTGGAGCCCGCGCACCTGGCTGGCGGTGGAATGGCGGCGGCAGGGGCGCAGCTTTCTGTGGAGCCTGCACGCGGTGTTCGGCACCTGGTGCCTGCTGGTCTATCTGCTGGTGGCCCTGACCGGGCTGACCTGGTCCTATCCCTGGTACCGCGATGGCATGGCGGCGTTGCTGGGCGCCGAACCGGCGCCGCACGCCGAGCAGCGCTCGCACGCCAAGGCCACGGTGGATTTCGCGCGGGTGCAGCGCACCCTCGGCAGCATTCCCGTCACCCGCCACGCGGCATTGGATGTGCGCATTCCCGCGCGCGCAGGGCAACCGTTGATCGCGCGGTTCCTGCCTGAGGATCCCGATCACGACCGTGCCTTCGACACGCTGGAAATCGATCCCGCCAGCGGCGCCTTGCTGACGCGCCGTGACTACGCGCAACTGGCGCGCGGGCAGCAGTGGATGGCCAGCATGTTTCCGTTGCACACCGGCAGTTTCTTCGGCCTGCCGGGGCGCATCGTGGTGATGCTGGCCAGCCTGGGCATGTCGGTGTTCTTCGTCAGCGGCTGGATGCTGTATCTGGATCGGCGGCGCAAGAAGCGTGCGGCGCGTACGGCGCGTGTGGTGCTGCAAAGCGCGCCGCCGGCCTCGCAGGCCGAGCCGTGGTTGATCGCCTTCGCCAGCCAGAGCGGTTTTTCCGAACGGCTGGCCTGGCAGGCGGCCGGACATCTGCAGGCGGCCGGCCTGCCGGTGCAGGTGCACCCGCTCGGTCAGGTGGATGCGCAGCAACTGCAAGCCACCCGGCATGCATTGTTCGTGATCAGCACCTTCGGTGACGGCGAGCCGCCGGATGCGGCGCGTGGCGTCGAACGCGAGTTGCTGCGCCAGCGCATTGCATTGCCGCAGCTGGCCTATGCGGTGCTGGCGCTGGGCGACCGCCAGTACGCGCAGTTCTGCGGGTTTTCGCGGCGGGTCGAACAGTGGGTGCAGGCGCAGGGCGCGCGCGCGCTGTTCCCGGCGGTGGAAATGGACAACGCCGATCCGCAGGCGCTGGCGCAATGGCATGCGCAGCTGGAGCAGATCGCCGGTACGCCGCTGACTGCGGTAGCGCTGGCGCGGCCGCGACGGACGCCCTGGGTACTGGCGTCGCGCACGCATCTGAATCCGGGCAGCGCCGGCGCGCCGATCTGGCGCATCGACCTGCAGCCGCCGGCCGATGCGCAGTGGCAGGCCGGCGACATCCTGGAAGTGCAGCCCGCGCATGCCGACGCGCAGGTGCGTGCCTGCCTGGCGGAATGGGGGGTGCCAGCGGAGGCATCGGTGCACGTGGAGGCGCAGCTGCTGCCGTTGCATCGCGCCGCCGCCGAGCGCGTGTTGCCCGAAGCGCCGGCCAACGGCCCGACGCCACGCCCGGACCCGCAGGCCTGGCTGGATGGCTGCGACTGGTTGCCCACCCGCGACTATTCGCTGGCCAGCGTGCCGGCCGATGGCCTGGCGACGGCGGTGGTGCGGCTGACCACTGGCGCCGATGGCCGCCCGGGGCTGGGCTCGGGCTGGCTGATCCATCACGCACCGATCGGTGCGCCGGTGCATGCGCGGCTACGCACCAATCCCGGCTTCCATCGGGTGGAGGCCGCCCCGATGGTGTTGATCGGCAACGGAACCGGCATTGCGGGCCTGCGCGCCTTGTTGCGCGAGGCCGAACTGGCCGGCGTGCACGGGCACTGGCTGCTGTTCGGCGAACGCCAGGCCGCCCACGACCGGCTGTTTGCCGACGAGCTGCAGGCCTGGCAGGCCTGCGGCCACCTGCAACAGCTGGACCAGGTGTTCTCGCGCGACCAGGCGCACAAGCGCTATGTACAGCATCGTCTGCACGAGGCCGGCGACGCATTGCGCCACTGGATCGATCGCGGTGCGGTGCTGTACGTGTGCGGCAGCCTGGACAGCATGGCGGGTGCGGTGGACGCCACGCTGCGCGACGTTCTGGGCCAGGCGCGGGTGGAATCGCTGACCGCCGCCGGTCGTTACCGCCGCGATGTCTATTGA
- the hemB gene encoding porphobilinogen synthase, translating into MAHPHYRPRRMRHDAFSRRLMRENTLTTDDLIWPVFVHELPGRVPIASMPGVERLSLDELLREAESALELGIPVIDLFPVIDPAGKSLDAAEAWNPDGLAQRAVRALKSRFPELGVMTDVALDPYTTHGQDGLIDEKGYVLNEITVEALVKQSLSHAQAGVDIISPSDMMDGRIGAIRHALDADDHLNVRIMAYSAKYASAFYGPFRDAVGSAGNLGKADKTTYQMDPANGDEALREIALDLEEGADMVMVKPGMPYLDVVRRVKEDFRVPTFAYQVSGEYAMLKAAAANGWLDERKCVLEALMAFKRAGADGVLTYFAPQVARWLRETR; encoded by the coding sequence ATGGCCCATCCGCACTATCGCCCCCGCCGCATGCGCCACGACGCATTTTCGCGTCGGTTGATGCGCGAAAACACGTTGACCACCGACGACCTGATCTGGCCGGTGTTCGTGCACGAGCTGCCCGGCCGCGTGCCGATCGCCTCGATGCCGGGCGTGGAGCGCCTGTCGCTGGACGAGCTGCTGCGCGAGGCGGAAAGCGCGTTGGAGCTGGGCATCCCTGTGATCGATCTGTTCCCGGTCATCGATCCGGCCGGCAAGAGTCTGGACGCCGCCGAAGCCTGGAATCCGGACGGTCTGGCGCAACGCGCGGTGCGCGCGCTCAAATCACGCTTCCCGGAGCTGGGCGTCATGACCGACGTGGCGCTGGACCCGTACACCACGCACGGCCAGGACGGGTTGATCGACGAAAAGGGCTACGTGCTCAACGAGATCACCGTCGAGGCGCTGGTGAAGCAATCGTTGTCGCATGCGCAGGCCGGCGTGGACATCATTTCGCCCTCGGACATGATGGACGGCCGTATCGGCGCGATCCGTCACGCGCTGGATGCCGACGACCATCTCAACGTGCGCATCATGGCGTATTCGGCCAAGTACGCTTCGGCGTTCTACGGCCCGTTCCGCGACGCAGTGGGCAGCGCCGGCAATCTGGGCAAGGCCGACAAGACCACCTATCAGATGGATCCAGCCAATGGCGATGAAGCCTTGCGCGAGATCGCACTGGATCTGGAAGAAGGCGCGGACATGGTGATGGTCAAGCCGGGCATGCCCTACCTGGATGTGGTGCGGCGGGTGAAGGAAGACTTCCGCGTGCCAACCTTTGCGTATCAGGTCAGCGGCGAGTACGCGATGCTCAAGGCGGCCGCAGCCAATGGGTGGCTGGATGAGCGCAAGTGCGTGCTCGAGGCACTGATGGCCTTCAAGCGCGCCGGTGCCGATGGCGTGCTGACCTATTTCGCGCCGCAAGTGGCGCGCTGGTTGCGCGAAACGCGCTGA
- the dinG gene encoding ATP-dependent DNA helicase DinG, producing MSDLAPPAAPSAPVPPQRVLTDPIKAGIRDAYAKLQANTPGFATRRAQSQMIGLVSRALATSGGIGIAEAPTGVGKSLGYLTAGVPIALATKKKLVISTGTVALQSQLVERDIPAFLKATGLEATVALAKGRTRYLCTRNAAELEGDTSQNAMFEDEQALYDRPLSPVDADLAKRLAKAYAARTWNGDLDDAPEQVSVPLRMRITTPASGCAGRRCSYAAQCPVLKARTDVREAQIVVTNHALLLSSLSLGDAENGQPLIAPPSDMLLVLDEGHHIAGVAIDQGAANLPLDDMARRTGRMQILVAAAYRAVDKDRIGNLLPNEAIEVAARVSKLLKAFHAEVERVWKPEPGERDPLWRAANGKLPPQWGPAIEELGEETRALFNWVHAAHGAVAKGKQDDAARERLQRSLGLALEMAEQQHNLWSGWRREDKEGQPPMARWITLARDGDLICHCSPVSAAQVLRTMIWNEVDSVVMTSATLTGGGDFQSFAIDNGLPDHAEMASLASPFDLPNQAELIVPNFPVTPDDREGHPKEVARYLVRELDWNAKGSIVLFTSRWKMEKVADLMPLAQRNRVLVQGEGNKSQLITEHLRRIAAGEGSVLFGLNSFGEGLDLPGEACTTVVITQVPFAVPTDPQTSTLSEWLESRGHNAFNLIAIPHALRTLTQFAGRLIRSSNDHGRVIILDSRLLTRRYGKRIIDALPPFKRVIGR from the coding sequence ATGAGTGATCTTGCCCCTCCGGCCGCGCCGTCTGCGCCCGTTCCCCCCCAGCGCGTGCTGACCGACCCGATCAAGGCCGGCATCCGCGATGCCTATGCCAAGCTGCAGGCCAATACGCCAGGTTTTGCCACCCGCCGCGCGCAGAGCCAGATGATCGGCCTGGTCTCGCGTGCGCTGGCCACCTCCGGCGGCATCGGCATTGCCGAGGCACCTACCGGCGTCGGCAAGAGCCTGGGCTACCTCACTGCCGGCGTGCCGATCGCCCTGGCCACCAAGAAGAAGCTGGTGATCAGCACTGGCACCGTGGCGCTGCAGTCGCAGCTGGTGGAACGCGACATCCCGGCCTTCCTCAAGGCCACCGGGCTGGAGGCCACCGTGGCGCTGGCCAAGGGCCGCACCCGCTACCTGTGCACGCGCAACGCTGCCGAGCTGGAAGGCGACACCAGCCAGAACGCCATGTTCGAAGACGAGCAGGCGCTGTACGACCGCCCGCTCAGCCCGGTCGATGCGGATCTGGCCAAGCGGCTGGCCAAGGCCTATGCCGCACGCACCTGGAACGGTGACCTGGACGATGCCCCCGAACAGGTCTCGGTGCCGCTGCGCATGCGCATCACCACCCCGGCCTCCGGCTGCGCGGGACGCCGCTGCAGCTACGCCGCGCAATGCCCGGTGCTCAAGGCGCGTACCGATGTGCGCGAAGCGCAGATCGTGGTGACCAACCACGCCTTGCTGCTGTCCTCGTTGTCGCTGGGCGATGCCGAAAACGGCCAGCCGCTGATCGCCCCGCCATCGGACATGCTGCTGGTGCTCGACGAGGGCCACCACATCGCCGGCGTGGCGATCGACCAGGGCGCGGCCAACCTGCCGCTGGATGACATGGCCAGGCGCACCGGCCGCATGCAGATCCTGGTTGCCGCGGCGTATCGCGCGGTGGACAAGGACAGGATCGGCAACCTGCTGCCCAACGAGGCCATCGAGGTGGCCGCGCGCGTTTCCAAGTTGCTCAAGGCCTTCCATGCCGAGGTCGAGCGCGTCTGGAAGCCCGAGCCCGGCGAGCGCGATCCGTTATGGCGTGCGGCCAACGGCAAGTTGCCGCCGCAGTGGGGCCCTGCCATCGAAGAACTCGGCGAAGAAACCCGCGCGCTGTTCAATTGGGTGCACGCCGCGCACGGCGCGGTGGCCAAGGGCAAGCAGGACGATGCCGCACGCGAGCGCCTGCAGCGCAGCCTGGGGCTGGCGCTGGAAATGGCCGAGCAGCAACACAATCTGTGGAGTGGCTGGCGGCGCGAGGACAAGGAGGGCCAGCCGCCGATGGCACGCTGGATCACCCTCGCGCGCGATGGCGATCTGATCTGCCACTGCTCGCCGGTGTCGGCCGCGCAAGTGCTGCGCACGATGATCTGGAACGAGGTCGATTCGGTGGTGATGACCTCGGCCACGCTCACCGGCGGCGGCGACTTCCAGTCCTTCGCCATCGATAACGGTCTGCCCGATCACGCCGAAATGGCCTCGTTGGCCTCGCCGTTCGACCTGCCCAATCAGGCCGAATTGATCGTGCCCAATTTCCCGGTGACCCCGGACGACCGCGAAGGCCATCCCAAGGAAGTGGCCAGGTATCTGGTGCGCGAACTGGATTGGAACGCCAAGGGCAGCATCGTGCTGTTCACCTCGCGCTGGAAGATGGAAAAGGTGGCCGACCTGATGCCGTTGGCGCAGCGCAACCGCGTGCTGGTGCAGGGCGAAGGCAATAAGTCGCAACTGATCACCGAACACCTGCGCCGCATTGCCGCCGGCGAGGGCTCGGTGTTGTTCGGGCTCAATTCCTTTGGCGAAGGCCTGGATCTGCCGGGTGAAGCCTGCACGACCGTGGTCATCACCCAGGTGCCGTTTGCCGTGCCCACCGACCCGCAGACCTCCACCTTGAGCGAGTGGCTGGAAAGCCGCGGCCACAACGCCTTCAACCTGATCGCGATCCCGCATGCGCTGCGCACGCTTACACAGTTTGCCGGACGCCTGATCCGCAGCTCCAACGACCATGGCCGCGTCATCATCCTCGACTCGCGCCTGCTCACCCGCCGCTACGGAAAACGCATCATCGATGCCTTGCCGCCGTTCAAGCGGGTGATCGGGCGCTGA